CCGCGGTGTCCCAGTAGAAGGGCCGGACCTCGGCGATCCGGCCGCCCCGCACGGTGATCGTCTGCAGGATCGGGAAGGTCAGCTCGCTGCCGGTGGCACGCGCGCGGGCACGCACGCGCGTGAGGACCACCGCAGTCGCACCCGTGGCGAGGAACTCCTGCTCCGTCATGTCGAAGGACTCCCACACCCGGCTCATCGTGAGGAAGAAGCGCTCCACGCCCGCGTGCCCGCGCCAGGTCCCGCCGTACGGCAGGGCGGCTGCCTGGTGGAGGACGACGTCGGGCGCGAAGTAGGGGGCGAGCGGTGCGAAGGAGGCCCTGCCGGGGCCTCCGGCCGCCAGATAGGCGGCTTCCGCCGCGTACATACCGGTGAGGACGGCCGCCGAGTCAGTGGCGGAGTCGGCGGTGGTCTCTGTGGCGTCTGTTGTGGAGGGAGTCGTCATGCCGCCAGCGTGATCGCCCAAGGCGGATCACACTGGCGGCTGTCGGACGTCGACCTCGCTCGCCGACCCGCGCCTTACGCCCGCGAGGCCTTCCACTCCTCCGCGTAGTCGTTGAAGATCGCCCGCAGGTGGTGGCCGATCTTCAGGTAGTCCAGGTCGTCGAGGTTGGCCAGGGAGACGCGTACGGACCACTCCGGGCCGTCGAAGCCGCCGCCGTTGAGGAGGACGACGCTGGTCTGCTCGGCCAGCCGGAACAGCGGGTCCACCGGCTCGTAGTTCTTCTCCAGGAAGGCCGCGAAGTCCTTCCCGTGGACCCGCTCGGCCTCCGCGATCAGGTCGAGCTCGATGTAGTACCCGGCCCGCTTCGGGTCGTCGGCGATCTTCATCTGGGCGCCTTCGAGGAGCAGGTCGAGGCGCTGGCGCACGATCGCCCGGATCTTCGCCTTGTACGCCTGTCCCTCCTCCAGCATGTCGAAGAGGGAGAAGAGCACCATCATCACCTGCTGGGGGAGCGAGAGCCCGGCGGTGTGGTTGAGGGCGACCTGCCGGGAGTCGGCGACGAGCCGGTCGATGAACCGGATCTTCTCGGGCTCCAGGGTCAGCGTGCCGTACCGCCTGCTCAGGCGGTCCTTCTCGGCCTGCGGCAGGTTCACGATCATCTCGTCGATGACGTTGTCGTCGTGGAGGCCGATGACGCCCAGCCGGTGGCCCGTGCAGCCGTAGTGCTTGGAGTACGAGTACACGAGGAGCGTGTTGCGGGGAAGGTCCGCGGCGAGCGAGCGGAAGCCCTCGACGAACGTGCCGTACACGTCGTCCGTGACGAGCAGCAGGTTCGGGTTCTGCGTGGCGACGATGTCCTTGATCTGGTCCGTGACCCGTTGGCTCAGCGCCAGCGACGGCGGGTTGGACGGGTTGACGACGCAGACCAGCTTCACCGACGGGTCCGCCAGCTTGGCGACCTCCTCCTCGGGGTAGCGCCACTCGCGCACGCCGGTCTCGGCGAAGAGGGACGCTTCGACGTGGACGACGTCGAACTCGTACGTGTCGAGCTCGGGGATCTCGATGTACGGCGTGAAGACCGGCACCATCAGGGCGATCCTGTCGCCCTTCTTCAGGATCCCGTTCTTCATGAGCGAGTCGAAGATGTAGCACATGGCGGCCGTGCCGCCCTCGGTCGCGAAGAGCGACAGACGGCCGGCCGGCGGGCGCTTGTCGAACATCTCGTCATGCAGGTAGCCGCGGACGATCTGCTCGGTGTGGGCCAGGATCCGGTCCGGCACCGGGTAGTTGTCGCCGATCGTGCTGTCGGTCAGCTCGTGGACGAAGGCGTCCTTGTCGAAGCCGAAGCGCTCGACGGCGTACTCCACGCAGTTCTGCAGCATCTCGATGCCGGGCAGGTCCGGGTGTCGGCGGACGAAGGTGTCGAAGCGGGCGCCGGAGCCGGCGAGTTCGGGCATGCCGCCGAGGTTGTCGGCGGTCCACACGCGGCGCGACTCGGAGAGGGCGAAGTAGCCGAGCGCGTAGAACGCCTCGCGGGGGCCGGTGGCGACCCAGTTCGGGTTGCCACGGCCCGCGTTGAGCATCTGCGTCTGCGACTTCTCCTTCTGGCCGGGCTTGTCGGCCTGCGCGGCCTGCGCGATCTGGATGAACTTGTCCTTCAGCTCGAACGGCGAGAGCTGCGCGAAGGACTGGATCTCCTCGCGGGTGAAGGTGGTCTTGGGCACGGTGACTTCCTTACGTACGTGAGGGGGGTGCGTCAGTGGTTGAGGATGACGATCACGGCGCCCCAGATGGTCAGCAGGACGTTGCCGACCGCGTAGGGGATCGTGTAACCGAGCGTCGGGATCTGCGACTTGGACTGCTCGTTGATCGCGCCGATCGCCGCGGTCGTCGTCTGGCCGCCCGCCAGCACGCCCATCAGGATCGGGAAGCGGATCTTCTGCACGTAGTGGCCGTACAGGAAGCCCACGATCAGCGGGACGACCGTCGCCACCGCGCCCCAGAGGAGCAGCCCCCAGCCGGCCGTCGACAGGCCGCTGGTGAAGCTCGGACCGGCGTTGATGCCGACGACCGCGACGAACAGGCAGAGGCCGAGGGTGTCCATGAACCACTGGGCACCGGGCGGCACGTTGCCGTACGTCGGGTACTTGCCGCGGATCCAGCCGAAGACCAGACCCATGATCAGCGCGCCGCCGGAGGTGGAGAGCGAGATCGGCACGCCCGACACCGTGAGCGCCGGGATGCCGATGCAGCCGCCGAGGAAGATGCCGAGGCCCACCCAGAGCATGTCGGTGGCGAAGGAGGTCGGCACGGGCTTGCCGATCGCCTTGCCCGCCGGGTCCACGAGCCGCTTCGGGCCGGTCAGGATGACGGTGTCACCGCGCTCCAGGGTCGTGGAGAGCCGGTACGGGAACTCCGTACCCGAGCGGTAGATCTTGTCGATGTACACGCCGACCATGAAGGGCTCGCGGCGCAGGTCGGCGACCGTCCTGCCGAGCTGCGCCTTCTCCGAGGCGACGACGTGCAGCGACTCCGTCTGATAGCCGAGCAGTTCGACGTCGTCCGTCTCCGCGCCGATGTGGGTCCGGGCGTCGAACTCGACGAGCGAGCCGCGCAGTGCGCTGACCGCCACGATGTCGCCCTCGCGGAGCACCGTCGACTGCGTGTGGTCGATGATCTTCCCGTCGCGCCGCACCCGCGTGAGGTAGATGCGGTGACCGAGCGCCTGCTGCTGGTTCTCGAAGTCGTCGATCGTGCGGCCGACGAGGTCGGGACGGTCGATGCGGTACGCGCGGAGGACGACCTCGTAGTACCCCTCGGCCAGGTCGGGGTCGTCGCCCGGGGCGTCCAGCTCCTTCGCGAGCCGCGCCGACTCGGCGGCCAGGTCCCGCTTGTAGAGCTTGGGCAGGACGTTGGCGAGGAGCATCGCGCAGAGGATCGTGCCGAGCGGGTACGTGACGGCGTAGCCGATCGCGACCAGGTTCTCCTCGTTCTTCATCTGGTCGGCGGAGAGCCCCGGCAGGTTGCCGATGGCGTCCTGGGCGACACCGATGACGGCGGACTGGGTGAGCGCGCCGCCGAGGAGACCGGCCGAGAGCCCGGGGCCGTACCCGAGCATCACGGCGAAGCCCCAGGAGACGAGGAGGCCCGTCACACAGACGATGACCGCGTTGAGGACCTGCGGCAGGCCGTCCTTCCTCAGACCGCGGAAGAACTGCGGACCGACCTTGTAGCCGAGGGCGAAGAGGAACATGGTGAAGAAGAGGTTCTTCACCGTGCCGTCGATCGTGACCTTGAACTGCGCGCCGAGCAGCAGGCCGGCCACCAGACATCCGGTGACGGCGCCCAGCGCGATCGCCTTGTAGCGGAGCTTGCCGAAGAGGAAGCCGAGCGCGACCGTGATGAAGATCAGCAGCTCGGGATGGGGCTGGAAGATGTTCCGGTTGAGGAAATCGATCATGGGGTCCTCTCACGCTCCGAGGATGCCGACGAGCAGCGGGCCGGTCAGCGGAAGCAGGAAGTTCGAGAGCGTGTACGTGATGGTGTAGCCGAGCATCGGCACGGAGCTCTGGGCCACCTGCGTGATCGAGGTGATGGCGGGCGTCGAGCACTGCTGGCCCGCGATGGCACCGATGAGCAGCGGCTTCTCGATCTTCAGGAGCTTGCGGCCGACGACCAGCGAGATCGTCGCCGGCACCAGGACCATCGCGATCCCGGCGAACGGCAGCAGCGCCCCGTACTCCTTGAGGAGGGGCCAGGCCTGCGGGCCGGAGACCAGACCCGTACAGGCGATGAAGATCGCCAGGCCCATGTCCTTGAGGGTGGAGGCGGCCTGCGGCGGGAAGGCGCCGAAGGTCTGGGTGCGGGAGCGGAACCAGCCGAAGAGCAGGCCGGAGATGAGGCAGCCGCCGCCCGTGCCGAGCGACAGCGGGACGTCGCCGAACTCGACCACGACCTGCCCGAGGAGCGAACCGCAGACGATGCCGAGACCCAGGTAGATGAAGTCCGTGGCGTCGTTCTTCACGACCGCGCCGACCTTGGACGCCAGCTTCCCGAGGCCCGAGCGGGAGCCGACCAGGGTGAGGACGTCACCGCGGCTGACGACGGTCTCCGGGGTCGCGGGCAGATGCTGTTCGTTGCGCACCACGTCCGTCACGTACACCCCGCCGGAGGAGAACTCCGGGTGCTCCTTGAAGAGGGTGTCCAGGGACTTGTCGACGACGCTCTTGTCGGTCAGCGAGACCTCGGTGGTGGCGAGCGGGGTGTCCAGGCCGGGGACGGCCGGGGTCTCCGGTCCGATGACCCGCCCCGCCTCGATGATGTTGGCCCGCCGGCCGACCGTCAGCACCAGGTCGGAGAGGGTCAGTTCGAAGTCGGGCGGGGGAGGGGTGAGGATCTTGCTGCCCCGCTTCACCGCCTCGACCGTGACCCGGCCGCCGAGCCGTCGCTCGAGCTCGCCGACCTTGGCGCCGTCGGCGAGCGTGACCAGGAACGTCCGGCCGACCATGCCCGGGAGCGCCTCGCGCTCATCGGACTCCAGGGCGCCACCCGTGCCGCGCAGCTTCTCCCACAGCTCGCGCGAGGCGTCGCGGAGGTTGATCCGCAGCATCATCGGCATGATCTGGCTGGTGTAGATGACGATGGTGACGAGGCCGAAGAGGTAGCAGACCGTGTACGCGGTGGCCACATGGCCCTGGTACTCGGTGATCTGCGCCTGCGTCAGGTCGGACAGGTTGCCGATGGCCTCCGTGGCCGTACCGACGACCGCGGACTCGGTGGCAGCCCCGGCGAGGATGCCGGCGGCGGTGCCGACGTCCAGGTCGAACGCCTCGGCGAGGCCGAGGGCGATGCCGACGACGCAGACGACCTCGATGAGGCAGAGGGCGAAGAAGCGCAGGCTCTTCTTGTTGAGGTTGGAGAAGAACTGGGGTCCGGCCATGTAGCCGAGGGAGAAGATGAAGAGCGCGAAGAAGATCGTCTTCACGTCGTCGGAGACGGTGACCTTCGCCCAGGCGCCGAGGAGCAGCGAGACGATCAGGGTGCCGCAGATGCCGCCGAGCGTGATGGGGCCGACCCGGAGCTTGCCGACGAGGTAGCCGGCCGAGAGGCAGAGGAAGAGGGCGAGTTCGGGATTGTCACGCAGGACTCCCATCCGCCGTCACCTTACCCAATGGGGAGGAAAAGTGAGAATGTCGGACATAAGGGGAAGTTAACAGGGGAAACGGGGGAAATGGATCACCGCCTCACCCGTCCGGGTGAGGGGCAGGTGTTCGAATGTGCCTCACCCCTTCACCGCGCCCCGCCTCACCCCTTCACCGCGCCCCGCATCACGCCTCCCACGATGTGCCGGCCGAACAGCGCGAGCACGACGAGCAGCGGCAGCGTCCCGAGCAGCGCGCCCGCCATGACCACCGACTGGTCGGGCACCGTCCCCCGCCCCAGACCCGTGAGCGCCACCTGCACCGTCGGGTTCCCGGTCTGCGTCAGGGCGAGGACCGGCCAGAAGAAGTCGTTCCAGGCCGCCACGAACGACAGCATCCCGAGGACCGCCATCGCCGGGCGCGCCGCCGGCAGCACCACGTGCCACACCGTCCGCAGGGTCCCCGCCCCGTCCATCCGGGCGGCTTCGAGCACCTCGGCCGGCAGGGCCCGCCGCAGGTGCTGGACCATGAAGAAGACCCCGAAGGCGGAGACGAGCGAGGGCAGGATCACCGCCTGGAGCTCGTCCGTCCAGCGCAGCCGCGCGATCAGTAGATAGAGCGGCACGACCCCCAGCTGAGGCGGGATCAGCATCGTCCCGGCCACGAGCAGGAGCAGCGTGCCCCGGAAGCGGAACCGCAGCTTGGCGAAGGCGAAGCCGGCGAGGGTCGAGAACAGGACCGTGCCCGCCGCGACCGTCCCCGCGACCAGCGCCGTGTTCGCCAGGGCCTCGCCCAGCCTGGCATCGGTCCAGGCCGACGCCAGGTTCCCGGGCAGGTTCCGACCGAACCGGAAGGGCGGCGGGGTGGCCGCGAGCCGCGTACTGGTCCGCGAGGCGGCGACCGCCGTCCACAGCAGTGGGAAGAGGGAGACGGCCGTGAAGAGCGCGAGCAGCGCGTACGTGCCCCAGCCGGCCCGCTCCGTCCTCACGAGGCCCGCCCCGGGCGCCGTGCGAGACCGCCGCGCAGGAGCCGTACGGCTCCGAACAGCACGACCAGGATGAGGAGCATCGCCCAGGCGATGGCCGCGGCCCGCCCCAGATGGAGGTTCACCCAGCCCTGCTCGTACAGATAGAGCCCGAGGGTCTGGAACTGGTGATCGGCGCCACCGGAGGCACCGGCCCCGCTCCCGAACAGCAGCGGCTCGCCGAAGAGCTGGGTCGCGCCGATCGTCGAGACCAGCACGGTGAAGGCGAGGGCGGGCCGCAGCCCCGGCAGCGTCACGTGCAGGAACTGCCGCCACCGTGACGCCCCGTCGAGCGCCGCCGCCTCGTACAGCTCGCGCGGGATCGTCTGCATCGCCGCCAGGTAGATCAGCGCGTTGTAGCCGGTCCAGCGCCAGACGACGATCGACGAGACCGCGAGCTTCGACGCCCACGGGCCGTTCTGCCAGTCCACCGGGGCCAGACCGACCACCCCCAGGGCCCAGTTGGCCATCCCGTGGTCCCGCCCGTAGAACAGCGCGAAGACCAGCGTCGCGGCGGCGACCGAGGTGGCGTACGGGGCGAGCGCCACGACCCGGAAGAACCCCCGGCCCCGCAGCCGTACGTCGAGCAGGTGGGCCACGCCGAGCGCGAGCAGCAGCTGCGGGACGGTGGAGAGGACGCCGATGACGACGGTGTTCGCGAGGGCGTTCCAGAAGAACGCGTCGTCGAGCAGCCGCGCGTAGTTGTGCAGCCCCACCCACTCAGGCTCGGCGGGCGCGGTCAGCTCGACCCGGTGCAGCGAGGTCCAGGCGGTGGCGGCCAGCGGGAACACCCCGAAGGCCCCGAAGAAGAGGAAGAATGGCGCGACGAGCACGTAGGGCGCCCAGCGCGAGCCGACGGGGGTACGGCGGAGGCGCGGGCGCCGAGGCACGCCCTGGCGCGGGGTCCCGGCCCGGTCTCCGGGCCCGGCCCCGGCCCGGTCTCCGGGCCCGGCCCCGGCCCGGTCTCTGGCTCCGTCCACGGTGCCGGCCTCCTGAGGGCGAGCCCCGACCGGGGCTCCGGCCTCGGTTTCGGCGGGCCCCGGCCCGGCTGTCGGCAGGCCGGCCGTCGGCAGGCCGGCTGTCGGCGGGCCGGCAGGCCGCCGGGGCGCCGGCGGGTCGGTCGGCTCCGGCGGGTCCGTGGGTGTCTGCGTCTCCGTCATCGCGCGCGCCCTCACCGGTCCAGCGCGTTGTCGATCGCCTTCATCGCGGCCTTCCAGGCCGACTCCGGCGGGCGGCCCGTCTGGTCGACCTGGAGCATGCCGACGTCGGCGAGGGTCTGGGCGACGAGGGCGTCCTTCGGGCCGACCGGGGCCTGCGGGACGCCCCGGGCCGCCGCGGCGAAGATCTCGCCGACCGGGGCGTCGCCGAAGTGCGGGTGCCGGGCGTCCGCGACCGCCGGGAGCGCGTACGAGGCCGAGGCGCTCGGGAAGCTGCCGCGCCGCTCGAAGAGCACCGCCTGCTGGGCGGGCGCCGTCAGCCAGGCCGCGAGCCGGGCCGCCTCGGCGCGGTGCCGCCCGGCGGACGGCACGACGAGGAACGAGCCGCCCCAGCTGCCGGGCCGGGGCGCCGCCGCGACGTCCCACCGGCCCCGCCCGGCCGGGCCAGCCTTGTCCTGGATGTAGCCGAGCATCCAGGCGGGGCAGGCGACCGTGGCGAACGCGCCGTTCGCGAAGGCCTGGTCCCAGCCGGGCGTGAACTGCTGGAGCCGGGCCGTGAGCCCCTGCCGGGCGAACATCGCGGCGAGGTCCCAGGCCTCCCGTACGGCAGGGTTGACCGCCACGATCAGATCGCCCCGCTCGTCGTAGTACCGGAGCGCCGCACTGCCCGTGACCGCCGCCATCACCCCCGAGGCGGAGTCGGTGAAGGCCGTGCCCTCCGGGGACCGCTCGCGGTAACGGACCCCGGCTGCCAGGTACTTGCGCCAGTCCCCGGCCCACAGCCGCCCCACCGCGCCCCGGTCGGTGGGCAGTCCGGCGCGGGCGAACAGGTCCTTGCGGTAGCAGACGGCCTGCGGCCCGATGTCGGTGCCGAGCGCGAGCGTGCGCCCGTCGGGGGCGGTGCCCTGCGCCCACTTCCACGGCAGGAAGGCGGCCCGGTCGACGCCCGGCGCCGAGCCGAGCGCGTCGAGCCGGCCCGCCTGGGTGGCGAGCACCTCGGCGATGTTGCCGACCTCGACGGCCTGGACGTCGGCGAGGCCGGAGCCGGCGGTGAGGTGGGTGAGCAGCTGCGGGTAGTAGACGTCGTTGCGGGTGAGGGAGGTCTGCCGGACCGCGATGTCCGGGTGGAGCCGCATGTACGTGTCGTAGAGCCCGGCCTCCTGGAGGCCGAACGTGCCGAACACCCCGACCGTGAGCGTGATCCGCCGCCCGCTCCCGTCGACCGGCTCCCGCGCGGGGACGCCCGCCCCGGGCGGCGGTGCGGGGTCGGTCGCGCAGCCGCCGGAGAGCGCCGCGCCCAGGAGGAGGGCGAGGGCGAGTACGACGACGGGCCCGTTCCTCCTCCTGCTCCCCATGCGCCCCGACCGTAGTGCGGCTCCGCCCGGGCAGCGGGGGACAGCTCGCCGGGCCGCGCGGAAGTCACCCGCACGCACCACACCCCCACCCCCGCGTCGTCGAACGTCTTCGACGACTCCCGGACCTTGACCGTGTTCTGACCCCGACTCAATAGTGGGAGCGCTCCCATTCAATCTTCGACGGGATACCCATGCGCAGAACACGCCACCTCCTCGCGGGGCTCGCCCTGACAGCGGGCCTCCTCGCGGGAGCGGTCCCCGCGACCGCCGCCCCGGAGACGCCCGTACCCACGGCCGCGGCAGCACCTTCGTACAGCTGGAAGAACGCCCGGATCGACGGCGGCGGCTTCGTCCCCGGCATCGTCTTCAACCGGACCGAGAAGGACCTCGTCTACGCCCGCACCGACATCGGCGGCGTCTACCGCTGGAACCAGGCCGCCTCCTCCTGGACCCCGCTCCTCGACTCCGTCGACTGGGACCACTGGGGCCACACCGGAGTCGTCGGTCTCGCCTCCGACACCGTCGACCCCGACCGGCTGTACGCGGCGGTCGGCACGTACACGAACGACTGGGACCCCGGAAACGGCGCCGTCCTCCGCTCCGCCGACCGCGGCGCCACCTGGCAGCGCACCGACCTCCCCTTCAAGCTCGGCGGCAACATGCCAGGCCGCGGCATGGGCGAACGGCTCGCCGTCGACCCGCACAAGAACAGCGTCCTCTACCTCGGCGCGCCCAGCGGCAACGGCCTGTGGCGCTCCACCGACTCCGGCGTCACCTGGTCGAAGGTCACCAGCTTCACCAACCCCGGCAATTACCGGCAGGACCCGACCGACACCAGCGGCTACAACTCCGACGAGCAGGGCATCGTCTGGGTCACCTTCGACGAGTCCACGGGCACCCCCGGGTCCGCGACCGGCACGATCTACGTCGGCGTGGGCGACAAGGAGAACGCCGTCTACCGCTCCACCGACGCGGGCGCCACCTGGACCCGACTGCCCGGCCAGCCCACCGGCCACCTCGCCCACAAGGGCGTCCTCGACGCGGAGAACGGCTTCCTCTACCTCGCGTACAGCGACACGGCGGGACCGTACGACGGCGGCAAGGGCCAGGTCTGGCGGTACGCCACCGCCACCGGCGCGTGGACGGACATCAGCCCCGTCGCCGAGGCCGACACCTTCCACGGCTTCAGCGGCCTCACCGTCGACCGGCAGCGGCCCGGCACGGTCATGGTCTCCGCCTACAGCGCCTGGTGGCCGGACACCCAGATCTTCCGCACCACCGACTCCGGCTCCACCTGGACCAAGGCCTGGGACTACACGTCGTACCCGACCCGCGCCAACCGCTACACGATGGACGTCTCCTCCGTCCCCTGGCTGACCTGGGGTGCCACCCCGGCCCCGCCCGAACAGACCCCGAAGCTCGGCTGGATGACCGAGGCCCTGGAGATCGACCCCTTCGACTCGAACCGCATGATGTACGGCACGGGCGCCACGATCTACGGCACCCAGGAGCTCACCCGGTGGGACACCGGCACGAACTTCACCATCAGGCCCATGGTGAAGGGACTCGAGGAGACCGCCGTCCTCGACCTGGCCTCCCCGCCGTCGGGCGCCCCGCTCATCAGCGCCCTCGGCGACATCGGCGGCTTCCGTCACACGGACCTCACCACGGTCCCGTCGATGATGTTCACCTCCCCGAACTTCACCTCCACGACCAGCCTCGACTACGCCGAGACGAACCCGAACACGGTCGTCCGCTCCGGACACGTCGACGGCGCCCCCCACGTCGCCTTCTCCTCCGACAACGGCGCCAACTGGTCCGCCGGGCAGGAGCCTTCGGGCGTCACCGGCGGCGGCACGGTCGCCGCGTCCGCCGACGGCAGCCGTTACGTGTGGAGCCCGGACGGCACCGGAGTGCACACCGGCACCGGGGGAGCCTGGACCGCCTCCACCGGCATCCCCGCCGGCGCGACCGTCGAGTCCGACCGCGTCGACCCGAAGACCTTCTACGGCTTCAAGGACGGCACCTTCTACGCCAGTACGGACGGCGGCGCGACCTTCACCGCCCGCGCCACCGGCCTCCCGGCCAAGGGCAACGCCCGCTTCAAGGCCGTCCCCGGCAGGAAGGGCGACCTCTGGTTCGCCGGCGGCGCCCCCGACTCCACGTACGGCCTCTGGCACTCCACCGACGGCGGCGCGACCTTCGCCCGGGTCTCCGGCGTCGAGCAGGCCGACACGATCGGCTTCGGCAAGGCCGCGCCCGGCGCCACGTACCCCGCGCTCTACACGAGCGCGAAGATCGGCGGCGTACGGGGGATCTTCCGCTCCACCGACGCGGGCGCGAGCTGGGTTCGGATCAACGACGACGCCCACCAGTGGGGCTGGACCGGCGGCGCGATCACCGGCGACCCCCGGGTCTACGGCCGTGTGTACGTCTCCACCAACGGCCGCGGCATCATCTACGGCGACACGACGGAGACCGGCGGCGGCACCGACCCGGGCACACCCCCGGCTGGAGGCGCCTGCAAGGTCGCGTACAGGGTGACGAACCAGTGGCAGGGCGGCTTCCAGGCCGACGTCACCCTGACCAACACCTCCGGCACCGCCTGGACCGGCTGGAAGCTGGGCTGGGACCACCCGGCGGGTCAGCGCGTCGGCCAGATGTGGAACGCCACCCCCGTCCAGACCGGCACCGCCGTCACCGCCCGGAACGTCGGCTGGAACGGCACGGTCGCCGCCGGGGCCTCCGCCTCCTTCGGCTTCACCGGCACCTGGACCGGCACCAACCCCGTACCGGCCGCCTTCACCCTCGGAGGTGCGACGTGCTCCGTCGCCTGATCGCCACGACGGCCCTCCTGGCCGCCGCCCTGGCCCTCACCCCCGCCACTCCGGCAGCAGCCGCCGCCGACGCCCCGCTCCGGGACCTCGCCGAGGCCCGGGGCGTCTACCTCGGC
The sequence above is a segment of the Streptomyces sp. NBC_01255 genome. Coding sequences within it:
- a CDS encoding cellulose binding domain-containing protein, with product MRRTRHLLAGLALTAGLLAGAVPATAAPETPVPTAAAAPSYSWKNARIDGGGFVPGIVFNRTEKDLVYARTDIGGVYRWNQAASSWTPLLDSVDWDHWGHTGVVGLASDTVDPDRLYAAVGTYTNDWDPGNGAVLRSADRGATWQRTDLPFKLGGNMPGRGMGERLAVDPHKNSVLYLGAPSGNGLWRSTDSGVTWSKVTSFTNPGNYRQDPTDTSGYNSDEQGIVWVTFDESTGTPGSATGTIYVGVGDKENAVYRSTDAGATWTRLPGQPTGHLAHKGVLDAENGFLYLAYSDTAGPYDGGKGQVWRYATATGAWTDISPVAEADTFHGFSGLTVDRQRPGTVMVSAYSAWWPDTQIFRTTDSGSTWTKAWDYTSYPTRANRYTMDVSSVPWLTWGATPAPPEQTPKLGWMTEALEIDPFDSNRMMYGTGATIYGTQELTRWDTGTNFTIRPMVKGLEETAVLDLASPPSGAPLISALGDIGGFRHTDLTTVPSMMFTSPNFTSTTSLDYAETNPNTVVRSGHVDGAPHVAFSSDNGANWSAGQEPSGVTGGGTVAASADGSRYVWSPDGTGVHTGTGGAWTASTGIPAGATVESDRVDPKTFYGFKDGTFYASTDGGATFTARATGLPAKGNARFKAVPGRKGDLWFAGGAPDSTYGLWHSTDGGATFARVSGVEQADTIGFGKAAPGATYPALYTSAKIGGVRGIFRSTDAGASWVRINDDAHQWGWTGGAITGDPRVYGRVYVSTNGRGIIYGDTTETGGGTDPGTPPAGGACKVAYRVTNQWQGGFQADVTLTNTSGTAWTGWKLGWDHPAGQRVGQMWNATPVQTGTAVTARNVGWNGTVAAGASASFGFTGTWTGTNPVPAAFTLGGATCSVA